From the Acidilutibacter cellobiosedens genome, one window contains:
- a CDS encoding RNA polymerase sigma factor, which produces MDEQLKLLKNGDEQAFEEFVIKYRKQAVTFAMSILKDYYAAEDIVQDSFAVFYVYRERLNNYSTAKSYLFSIIHNKTVDYIRKNNKNLNLKFGAVSTFSPEEQVINKEKEERFTRSFNSLNFNQKKVLYLYAFQELSYKEIAEILGMSLAQVKITIFRARKKLKDFYGEVD; this is translated from the coding sequence GTGGATGAACAGTTGAAACTATTGAAAAACGGAGATGAACAAGCCTTCGAAGAATTTGTAATCAAATATAGAAAGCAAGCTGTAACCTTTGCAATGAGCATATTAAAGGACTATTATGCTGCTGAGGATATAGTACAGGACAGTTTCGCCGTATTTTATGTATACCGAGAAAGGCTTAATAATTATAGTACTGCCAAATCCTACTTATTTTCCATTATACACAACAAAACCGTAGATTATATCAGAAAGAACAATAAAAATTTAAATCTGAAATTTGGTGCTGTATCCACTTTTTCTCCTGAAGAACAGGTAATAAATAAAGAAAAGGAAGAAAGGTTTACAAGGAGTTTTAACAGTTTAAATTTCAATCAAAAAAAGGTGCTTTATCTATATGCTTTTCAGGAATTATCATATAAGGAAATAGCTGAAATATTGGGTATGAGCTTGGCACAAGTTAAAATAACCATTTTTCGTGCAAGAAAAAAACTAAAAGATTTTTATGGAGAGGTGGATTAA
- a CDS encoding ATP-binding cassette domain-containing protein translates to MKIEVIKLVKNYGGIKALDDISLSIIGSGIYGLLGSEGAGKTTFMRILSTVTAKTSGEIYIDGISIENKKAIRKMIGYLPREFSFYPDFTVYETLDYFAVLSGKKFLRGEIYDILERVNLQDLYKEKIKTLSKSMKKRLGIAVITVKDPQVIIADEPTAGLDKEEKVRIKNIFFEIGKDKTVILSASVAEDMEGCNTIIVLNRGNVIYNGMVLEDACMKFREKEV, encoded by the coding sequence GTGAAAATAGAGGTTATTAAACTGGTAAAAAATTATGGTGGGATAAAGGCTTTGGATGATATAAGCCTTAGCATTATAGGCAGCGGTATCTACGGATTGTTGGGTTCTGAGGGTGCAGGGAAAACCACATTTATGAGAATATTATCTACTGTAACAGCCAAAACCTCAGGAGAAATTTATATTGACGGAATAAGTATAGAAAATAAAAAGGCTATAAGAAAAATGATAGGATATCTTCCTCGGGAGTTTTCTTTTTATCCTGATTTCACGGTATATGAAACATTAGATTATTTTGCCGTTCTTTCCGGTAAAAAGTTTCTCAGAGGAGAAATATATGACATATTGGAAAGAGTGAACCTTCAGGATTTATATAAAGAAAAAATAAAAACTCTTTCCAAAAGCATGAAAAAAAGATTAGGAATAGCAGTAATTACGGTAAAAGACCCTCAGGTAATCATAGCAGATGAACCGACAGCAGGTCTTGATAAGGAGGAAAAGGTAAGAATCAAAAACATATTTTTTGAAATTGGAAAGGATAAAACCGTTATTTTATCTGCTTCTGTTGCTGAAGATATGGAAGGATGTAATACCATAATAGTTTTAAACAGAGGAAATGTAATCTATAACGGTATGGTCTTGGAGGATGCTTGTATGAAGTTTAGAGAGAAAGAGGTATAA
- a CDS encoding BlaI/MecI/CopY family transcriptional regulator — translation MRLSNSELNVMEVIWNEKYINERNEIQALEVAKVLEKELGWKRNTTYTVLKKLIDKGAIERYYPNYTIKPLVSKEEIAITETERLIDGIFKGSAINYLSTFLSTKKLSSKDIEEIKKMFDKLDKA, via the coding sequence ATGAGACTCAGCAATTCCGAGCTAAATGTTATGGAAGTAATCTGGAATGAAAAGTATATAAACGAAAGAAATGAAATACAGGCCCTGGAAGTAGCAAAGGTATTGGAAAAAGAATTAGGGTGGAAAAGAAATACTACTTATACTGTTTTAAAGAAGCTGATCGATAAAGGGGCTATAGAAAGGTATTATCCAAACTATACCATTAAACCATTGGTATCTAAAGAAGAAATTGCAATAACTGAAACAGAGAGATTAATTGACGGCATATTTAAAGGTTCTGCAATAAATTATCTATCAACATTTTTGAGCACAAAAAAATTATCTTCGAAGGATATAGAAGAGATTAAAAAGATGTTTGACAAATTGGATAAAGCTTAA
- a CDS encoding M56 family metallopeptidase, which translates to MYIIERGLIAGIFIAVIVLLRKFLIYRAPKYTVMVLWVIIILRLITPFYIQPDFKIPEKDFLKNSTGSILPRLNLYIYNFEDNFNFRFPRLYQYITILIIGIYVILHIHWQIKRLRRSTKVDYSEEIKYWMGSDLSKRKIVILKNDDIRTPITYGVFKPKIIFPENVLNNDNINLKYILEHEFIHIKRFDQIWKIVINIIICIYWFNPLIWVMYKYINRDLEITCDKEILDKLGYKIKKEYIETILFLSQKENDFKDFASGFGIHPTRERVKAIVEYKKSRVLSRIISVITVLFFMLSFVKSEGYGKIPKTIENYTEKDDGDLIQHSMSEHDILDSYDNESYSFKMNSLTTGDYNQFRTEIHSTSSPGDKKEYKLVITEGGEEIYSKIYRNDINITTINAKHGKKYKITILNMADTIFTYDIEITRKRK; encoded by the coding sequence ATGTATATTATCGAAAGAGGTCTTATAGCGGGGATATTCATTGCTGTTATTGTATTATTAAGAAAATTCTTAATTTATAGAGCGCCTAAATATACTGTTATGGTTCTATGGGTAATCATTATTCTCCGATTGATAACGCCGTTTTATATTCAACCGGACTTTAAAATTCCAGAGAAGGATTTTTTAAAAAACAGTACTGGGTCCATTTTGCCCAGATTGAATTTATACATATATAATTTCGAAGATAATTTCAACTTTAGGTTTCCGAGATTATATCAATATATAACCATATTGATTATAGGCATTTATGTAATTCTTCATATACATTGGCAAATAAAAAGATTAAGGCGATCAACGAAAGTTGACTACAGTGAAGAAATTAAATATTGGATGGGAAGCGATCTTTCAAAAAGGAAGATAGTGATACTAAAAAATGATGATATTAGGACTCCAATTACTTATGGGGTTTTCAAACCAAAAATAATATTTCCGGAAAACGTTTTAAATAATGACAATATAAACTTAAAATACATTTTGGAACATGAGTTTATACATATAAAGAGATTTGATCAAATTTGGAAAATAGTTATAAATATAATAATATGCATATACTGGTTTAACCCTCTGATTTGGGTTATGTATAAGTATATCAACAGAGACTTGGAAATTACATGTGATAAGGAAATTTTGGACAAGTTGGGATATAAAATAAAAAAAGAATATATTGAAACGATATTATTTCTATCCCAAAAAGAGAATGATTTTAAAGATTTTGCATCGGGTTTTGGTATTCATCCGACGAGGGAAAGAGTAAAGGCTATCGTGGAATATAAAAAGTCAAGAGTTTTATCACGGATCATAAGTGTAATAACGGTATTATTCTTCATGCTTTCTTTTGTTAAATCAGAAGGATACGGAAAAATTCCGAAAACCATAGAAAACTATACCGAAAAGGATGATGGTGATTTAATACAGCATAGTATGTCTGAACACGATATTTTGGATTCCTATGACAATGAAAGCTATTCCTTTAAAATGAATTCCCTCACGACCGGAGACTATAATCAATTCAGAACCGAGATACACAGCACCTCATCGCCAGGAGATAAGAAGGAGTACAAGCTCGTTATTACAGAAGGAGGAGAGGAAATATACAGCAAAATATATCGGAACGACATCAATATAACTACCATAAACGCAAAGCATGGAAAGAAATATAAAATTACGATATTAAATATGGCAGATACGATATTCACTTATGATATAGAGATAACAAGGAAAAGAAAATAA
- a CDS encoding M28 family metallopeptidase, with translation MNRKNIKKVIFLLIILLLLTGCAKETLKPDFSTVKSTLYALEDIEYRGINTKGNYEFTDNLKKYLKNLESDNLKMYTQEFTVKMGENPKLIISDEDSGISFDMDNAKFTSLNTEKMKIHNAVVTDDLNEIKNNKEEDYIYLIRDIKNLGKSQYYANIVATIALSKAENDDIFPMVEDGIPGLLVDEQTLKKAEKFNNKSAEISLEADIKDVKLENVYMIYGKNENKDALVLSAHFDSIGKSEVKYSKGILDNGSGVAVVLDSLRRTINEKLNTDKDIVFAFFNAEEGRLLGSKEFSTLMDQKYSNVIDINFDCLGEKGTDTIYYGMSDSISEDLVKKNVEEVFSDKYPVEKYDYYPSDHRNFANYIYIYNMKYPDSVIIHTSKDNIDIMDINKLEDISKKCFDFVRQISQVKTNELMTKNVQTSVHKEVTYMNSLNFGEYVFYEYKDEHTDKIDFYIQDKYKMTVNSLSDIDENSLRNMEVEDGSYSLYIDFDLPEIPYDGKKLDKVENYFDETPSFKELYNKFPIKRVSILCYKNNDLDQHQYGFYFQKYDSETKKAIGDYYDKNFESMDNLVKKKNEERNIYIGNEQNGNRYIKSIRTTFSEGEYYYVCTFDLFDDELSKLSDEELMKLNSKYINDVYKMVNKLK, from the coding sequence ATGAATAGAAAAAATATCAAAAAAGTCATATTTTTGTTAATCATACTTCTTTTACTGACAGGCTGTGCTAAAGAAACATTAAAGCCTGATTTTTCAACGGTAAAAAGTACTTTATATGCATTGGAAGACATCGAATACAGGGGAATTAATACAAAGGGAAACTATGAATTTACGGATAATCTAAAAAAATATTTAAAAAACCTGGAAAGCGATAATCTGAAGATGTATACTCAGGAATTTACGGTGAAAATGGGGGAGAATCCAAAACTCATCATATCCGACGAGGACAGCGGTATTTCTTTTGATATGGATAATGCCAAATTTACCTCCTTAAATACAGAAAAGATGAAAATACATAATGCTGTGGTTACTGATGATTTAAATGAGATTAAAAATAACAAGGAAGAAGACTATATATATTTAATAAGGGATATTAAAAATTTAGGCAAAAGCCAGTATTATGCCAATATCGTTGCAACTATCGCTTTAAGCAAAGCTGAAAATGATGATATCTTTCCTATGGTAGAAGACGGGATTCCCGGACTTCTTGTAGATGAACAAACTTTAAAAAAAGCAGAAAAATTCAACAATAAGAGTGCAGAAATATCATTAGAAGCGGATATAAAGGATGTCAAATTGGAAAATGTCTATATGATATATGGGAAAAATGAAAATAAGGATGCCTTGGTATTGAGTGCTCATTTTGATTCAATAGGGAAGAGTGAAGTAAAATATTCTAAGGGGATACTCGACAACGGAAGCGGAGTAGCCGTGGTATTGGACAGCCTCCGCAGGACAATCAATGAAAAGCTGAATACGGATAAGGATATAGTCTTTGCATTTTTTAATGCCGAGGAAGGACGGCTTTTGGGAAGTAAAGAATTCAGTACCTTGATGGATCAAAAATATAGTAATGTAATAGATATAAATTTCGACTGTCTCGGAGAAAAGGGAACCGATACTATATACTACGGGATGTCCGACAGCATATCCGAAGATTTGGTAAAGAAAAATGTAGAAGAGGTTTTTTCGGATAAATACCCTGTTGAAAAATATGATTATTATCCGTCGGACCATAGAAATTTTGCAAACTATATTTACATATATAATATGAAATATCCGGACTCCGTTATTATTCATACATCAAAAGATAATATAGATATTATGGACATAAATAAATTGGAGGATATTTCAAAAAAATGCTTTGATTTTGTCAGACAGATATCTCAAGTCAAGACGAACGAATTGATGACGAAAAATGTCCAAACATCGGTTCATAAAGAAGTTACATATATGAATTCATTAAATTTTGGAGAATATGTTTTTTATGAATACAAAGATGAACATACGGATAAGATTGATTTTTACATTCAGGATAAGTATAAAATGACTGTAAACAGCTTATCTGATATAGATGAAAATTCCTTGAGAAATATGGAGGTTGAGGATGGAAGTTATAGCCTATATATAGATTTTGACTTACCGGAGATACCTTATGATGGAAAAAAGTTAGACAAAGTAGAAAATTATTTTGACGAAACTCCGAGCTTTAAAGAGCTATACAATAAGTTTCCTATAAAAAGAGTTTCCATTTTATGTTATAAAAATAATGACCTTGACCAGCACCAATACGGTTTTTACTTCCAGAAGTATGATTCCGAGACTAAAAAGGCCATAGGGGACTATTATGACAAGAACTTTGAAAGTATGGATAATTTAGTTAAAAAGAAAAATGAAGAAAGAAATATATATATAGGGAATGAACAAAACGGAAACAGGTATATAAAAAGTATAAGAACTACTTTTTCAGAAGGAGAATACTACTATGTATGTACATTTGATTTGTTTGATGATGAACTGTCCAAGTTATCCGATGAAGAACTGATGAAATTAAATTCAAAATATATAAATGATGTATATAAGATGGTGAATAAGTTAAAATGA
- a CDS encoding M28 family metallopeptidase, with protein MIKREKMVRKNIKKIILLSAALLLLMGCAKETLKPDFSTVKSTLYALEDIEYRGINAKGNYEFTDNLKKYLRSLESDNLKMYTQEFTVKMGENPKLIISDEDSGISFDMDNAKFTSLNTEKMKIHNAVVTDDLNEIKNNKEEDYIYLISDIKNLGKSQYYANIVATIVLGGAENDGIPPLVKEDAMRLRVDEQSFKKAEKFSNKSVEISLEADIKDVKLENVYMIYGKNENKDALVLSAHFDSIGKSEGKYSKGILDNGSGVAVVLDSLHRTIDEKINTDKDIVFAFLNAEEEGLSGSKEFSTLMNLKYNNVIDINFDCIGEKGTDTVYYGMSNSISEDLIKKNMNNIFGDKYSLKEDNQYLSDHVNFTNYIYIYNMDYEKTLYPNTSKDNADAVDMDKLEDISNMSFDFIKQIARTKTDKLLNGNVQTSVNKMTTYMNSLDFGEYVFYELSNEHPEQINFYVQNQYRTTVSSLSDLDESFCGSMEIEDGTYNLNMDFDLPGKPYRGETLDKAINYFRRKPTFKELYDKFPIGGFGILCYKNNDPSDIQYSFYINKYDSETKKAIGDYYEKDFENMTNLVKKKDGERNIYIGEEQNGNENIKVINTTFSKGEYYYVCKLRLFDSELSKLSDDELINLNSRYVDDACRVTDRTVLVDWYTETEDCYYVGCIISKVYYKYEDRYRNSDSENDVNIRVELVNTMHSIKH; from the coding sequence ATGATTAAAAGAGAAAAAATGGTAAGAAAAAATATAAAAAAAATAATATTATTGTCAGCCGCCCTTCTTTTATTAATGGGGTGTGCCAAAGAAACATTAAAGCCTGATTTTTCAACGGTAAAAAGTACTTTATATGCGTTAGAAGATATCGAATACAGGGGAATTAATGCAAAGGGAAACTATGAATTTACGGATAATCTGAAAAAATATTTGAGAAGCCTGGAAAGCGATAATCTGAAGATGTATACCCAGGAATTTACGGTGAAGATGGGGGAAAATCCGAAACTCATCATATCCGACGAGGACAGCGGTATTTCTTTTGATATGGATAATGCCAAATTTACCTCTTTAAATACAGAAAAGATGAAAATACATAATGCTGTGGTTACTGATGATTTAAATGAGATTAAAAATAACAAGGAAGAAGACTATATATATTTAATAAGTGATATTAAAAATTTAGGCAAAAGCCAGTATTATGCCAATATCGTTGCAACTATCGTTTTAGGTGGGGCTGAAAATGACGGTATACCTCCTTTAGTAAAGGAAGATGCTATGAGACTGCGTGTAGATGAACAAAGTTTTAAAAAAGCAGAAAAATTCAGCAATAAGAGTGTCGAGATATCATTAGAAGCGGATATAAAGGATGTCAAATTGGAAAATGTTTATATGATATATGGGAAAAATGAAAATAAGGATGCCTTGGTATTGAGTGCTCATTTTGATTCAATAGGAAAGAGTGAAGGAAAGTATTCAAAAGGTATACTCGACAACGGAAGCGGAGTAGCCGTTGTATTGGACAGCCTCCATAGGACAATCGATGAAAAGATAAATACGGATAAGGATATAGTCTTTGCGTTCCTTAATGCTGAAGAAGAAGGACTTTCGGGAAGCAAAGAATTCAGTACCTTGATGAATTTAAAATACAATAATGTAATAGATATAAATTTCGATTGTATTGGAGAAAAGGGGACTGATACCGTATACTACGGAATGTCGAACAGCATATCAGAGGATTTAATAAAGAAGAATATGAATAATATCTTTGGGGATAAGTATTCCCTTAAAGAAGACAATCAGTATCTTTCAGACCATGTTAATTTTACAAATTATATTTATATATATAATATGGACTATGAGAAAACATTATATCCCAATACATCAAAGGATAATGCAGATGCCGTAGATATGGACAAATTGGAGGATATCTCGAATATGTCCTTTGATTTTATCAAGCAAATTGCTCGGACCAAAACAGATAAATTGTTGAATGGAAACGTACAAACATCGGTGAATAAGATGACTACATATATGAATTCTTTGGATTTCGGAGAATATGTTTTTTATGAGCTCAGTAACGAACACCCGGAACAAATTAATTTTTATGTTCAGAATCAATACAGGACGACTGTAAGCAGCTTGTCCGATTTGGATGAAAGTTTTTGCGGAAGTATGGAAATTGAGGATGGAACTTATAACTTAAATATGGACTTCGATCTTCCCGGAAAGCCTTACAGAGGAGAAACGTTGGATAAAGCAATAAACTATTTCAGAAGAAAACCAACCTTTAAAGAACTGTACGATAAATTTCCCATAGGAGGCTTTGGTATTCTATGCTATAAAAATAATGATCCTTCTGACATTCAGTATAGTTTTTATATCAATAAGTATGATTCCGAGACTAAAAAGGCCATAGGAGATTATTATGAAAAGGATTTTGAGAACATGACCAATTTGGTGAAAAAAAAGGACGGAGAAAGAAATATCTATATAGGGGAGGAACAAAACGGAAATGAGAATATAAAGGTTATAAATACCACTTTTTCAAAGGGAGAATACTACTATGTATGTAAACTCAGGCTGTTTGACAGTGAACTGTCTAAATTGTCTGATGATGAACTGATAAACTTAAATTCAAGATATGTAGACGATGCATGTAGAGTTACAGACAGAACCGTTTTAGTAGATTGGTATACGGAGACCGAAGATTGTTATTATGTGGGCTGCATAATAAGTAAAGTATATTATAAGTATGAAGATCGCTACAGAAATTCGGATTCCGAAAATGATGTTAATATTCGAGTAGAATTAGTCAATACCATGCACTCTATAAAGCATTAA
- a CDS encoding amino acid ABC transporter ATP-binding protein, giving the protein MKKIIDIQHLNKSFGTHEILKDINFSVNEGEVICIIGSSGSGKSTLLRCVNLLEKPNGGKIIYKGRNILDDIHDIYGYRTNLGMVFQQFNLFNNYNILDNCTLGQIKVLKRSKEEAKKTAMKYLKTVEMDKYINARPKQLSGGQKQRVAIARALSMEPDIMLFDEPTSALDPEMVEEVLKIIKKLAQTGLTMIIVTHEMKFAKDVSDRVVFMDKGIIEEEGSSEQIFSNPVKKRTREFLKLAVQ; this is encoded by the coding sequence ATGAAGAAAATTATTGATATTCAGCATTTAAACAAATCATTCGGAACCCACGAAATACTAAAAGATATTAATTTTTCCGTAAATGAAGGAGAAGTAATTTGTATCATAGGTTCTTCCGGATCAGGTAAATCAACGCTCCTTCGCTGTGTCAATCTTTTGGAAAAACCGAACGGAGGAAAAATCATATATAAGGGCAGAAATATTTTAGATGACATTCATGACATATACGGATACAGAACAAATTTAGGCATGGTTTTTCAGCAGTTCAATTTATTTAATAATTACAACATATTAGATAATTGTACCTTAGGACAAATAAAAGTGTTGAAGCGTTCAAAGGAAGAAGCTAAAAAAACAGCTATGAAATATCTGAAAACAGTTGAAATGGATAAATATATTAATGCAAGGCCAAAGCAATTATCCGGAGGTCAAAAACAGAGAGTAGCTATTGCAAGAGCTCTCTCTATGGAACCGGATATTATGCTGTTTGATGAACCCACATCAGCTCTTGACCCAGAAATGGTGGAAGAAGTTCTGAAAATTATAAAAAAACTTGCTCAGACCGGACTTACGATGATTATAGTAACTCATGAAATGAAATTTGCAAAGGATGTTTCGGATCGGGTAGTCTTTATGGATAAAGGTATCATTGAAGAAGAAGGAAGTTCAGAACAGATCTTTAGCAATCCGGTAAAAAAACGAACCAGAGAATTCTTAAAGCTTGCAGTACAATAA
- a CDS encoding amino acid ABC transporter permease — MSLEWIIRIVSENWPMFLRGAGMTLFISTIGTVIGFIIGLLVGIIRTIPLPERGIKKVFLKIIDAVLFMYVELFRGTPMIVQAMVIYYGSALAFDIDINKLYAAIIIVSVNTGAYMAEIIRGGIVSVDEGQSDAARSIGMNHIQTMWNIVLPQGIRNILPSIGNEFVINIKDTSVLNVISVSELYFQTKSISGNNFRYFESFFVACILYFIMTFTVTRILYFVEKKLDGPENYSIYTANVNRNF, encoded by the coding sequence ATGAGTTTAGAATGGATAATAAGGATTGTCTCGGAAAACTGGCCTATGTTCCTTCGCGGAGCAGGAATGACTCTTTTTATTTCCACAATAGGTACTGTTATAGGTTTCATAATAGGCTTATTGGTAGGAATTATTCGTACCATTCCGCTTCCTGAAAGAGGAATAAAGAAAGTTTTTCTTAAAATTATTGATGCTGTTCTTTTTATGTACGTAGAGTTATTCAGGGGAACACCCATGATCGTACAGGCAATGGTTATATATTACGGTTCTGCTTTGGCCTTTGATATAGATATTAATAAGTTGTATGCAGCAATTATTATTGTTTCCGTTAACACCGGAGCATACATGGCGGAAATTATCCGCGGAGGCATCGTTTCTGTTGATGAAGGTCAGTCTGATGCAGCCCGTTCTATAGGAATGAATCATATTCAAACCATGTGGAATATAGTATTGCCCCAGGGAATACGAAATATTTTGCCGTCAATCGGTAACGAATTTGTAATAAATATAAAGGATACGTCCGTACTCAATGTGATTTCCGTATCGGAATTATATTTTCAGACGAAATCAATTTCAGGCAATAACTTCAGATACTTCGAATCATTTTTCGTTGCATGTATCCTTTATTTTATAATGACCTTTACAGTAACACGAATCTTATATTTTGTTGAAAAGAAATTGGATGGTCCCGAAAACTATTCTATATATACCGCAAATGTAAACAGGAATTTCTAA
- a CDS encoding transporter substrate-binding domain-containing protein has protein sequence MKKKILLLTLVCMMTLVLLTGCGTSNASEKTEPFRVGLEALYPPFNWTQMDSSNGAVKIDGSKEYAGGYDVEIAKRIAEGLGKKLVIVKIEWDGLVPALTSGKIDAIIAGMSPTAKRKETIDFSDNYYKSDLVMVVKKDGAYEKADSLNDFKGAKITAQLNTFHYTVIDQIKGVKKQPAMDNFSAMRVALKSGIIDGYVSERPEGISAETADKDFKMVELKDGFTTSDDDTAIAVGIAKNSDLTEKINKILSKISEKEQKTLMDNAIKNQPIAN, from the coding sequence ATGAAGAAAAAGATATTATTATTAACATTAGTTTGCATGATGACACTTGTACTTTTAACAGGATGCGGGACAAGCAATGCTTCTGAGAAAACTGAACCTTTTAGAGTAGGCCTTGAAGCTTTATATCCTCCATTCAATTGGACTCAAATGGACAGCTCCAATGGTGCTGTAAAAATTGATGGAAGTAAAGAATATGCAGGCGGATATGATGTTGAAATAGCTAAAAGAATTGCTGAAGGTTTAGGAAAAAAATTAGTTATTGTTAAAATTGAATGGGACGGCCTTGTGCCGGCACTAACTTCAGGAAAAATTGATGCAATAATAGCAGGTATGTCCCCTACCGCTAAGCGAAAAGAAACCATAGATTTTTCAGATAACTACTATAAATCGGATTTGGTCATGGTTGTAAAAAAAGACGGAGCTTATGAAAAAGCAGATTCCTTAAATGATTTTAAAGGAGCAAAAATAACGGCCCAGTTAAACACATTTCACTATACAGTAATCGATCAGATTAAGGGTGTAAAAAAGCAGCCTGCTATGGATAACTTTTCAGCAATGAGAGTTGCTCTTAAATCGGGAATAATAGATGGATATGTATCGGAACGTCCCGAAGGAATCAGTGCGGAAACTGCCGACAAGGATTTCAAAATGGTAGAATTAAAAGACGGCTTTACTACATCTGATGATGATACTGCCATAGCTGTAGGAATTGCAAAAAATAGTGACCTGACTGAAAAAATCAATAAAATATTATCAAAAATTTCGGAAAAAGAACAAAAAACTCTAATGGATAATGCTATCAAAAATCAACCTATAGCCAATTAA
- the msrB gene encoding peptide-methionine (R)-S-oxide reductase MsrB, with translation MNDKEYSKPDRETLKKKLTPIQYEVTQQNMTERPFQNEYWDHNEEGIYVDIVSGEPLFTSKDKFDSGCGWPSFSKPIKDENIIEKSDKSHGMIRTEVKSKYGNSHLGHVFNDGPKEMGGLRYCINSASLKFIKKEDLEKEGYGEYLKFFQIDVDK, from the coding sequence ATGAATGACAAAGAATATTCCAAACCGGATAGAGAGACTCTAAAGAAAAAACTTACTCCTATTCAGTATGAAGTAACTCAACAAAACATGACGGAAAGACCGTTTCAAAATGAATATTGGGACCATAATGAAGAGGGAATATATGTTGACATAGTTTCCGGAGAACCTTTATTTACTTCCAAGGATAAATTTGATTCGGGATGCGGTTGGCCGAGCTTTTCAAAGCCTATAAAAGATGAAAATATTATAGAAAAATCAGATAAAAGCCATGGCATGATAAGAACAGAAGTGAAAAGTAAATATGGCAATTCTCATCTGGGCCATGTTTTTAACGACGGACCCAAGGAAATGGGGGGATTAAGATACTGTATAAACAGTGCTTCCCTGAAATTTATAAAAAAAGAGGACTTAGAAAAAGAAGGATATGGAGAATATCTGAAATTCTTTCAAATTGATGTTGACAAATAG